Proteins encoded in a region of the Candidatus Moanabacter tarae genome:
- the pht4_3 gene encoding Putative 4,5-dihydroxyphthalate dehydrogenase has translation MPSPLRLGLIGCGKIVQMAHGPAYLEDKDAVTVVAIADPKEENKLWGRDFFGVPDKELYSNHQDMLASADLDAVTIATPHSKHAEQVIAAASAKVAILSEKPMATSLEEADAILDAIELNAVPYGIVHNFLYTQSMQTALRELEQLPDPFLGRTSGMTLKPTGFGPGHEDSALAWRASKVAGGGCINDTAYHEIYSLQSLMRSPIRYVEARVGTIRLDLDVDDIALLLCEHENGALSTMERSWCARSPNIHFCEVHTNEGSIWLNNRKDEPEGYRRSTADGDWQTIELPSSRLTTHGTYFSESFNALAKGKRLPVTGDDGRSILAIIEAARKASDVRKAVDLHEFRR, from the coding sequence ATGCCATCTCCTTTACGTCTGGGGCTTATAGGATGCGGGAAAATCGTGCAAATGGCACACGGTCCTGCATATCTTGAAGATAAAGATGCTGTTACCGTTGTTGCAATTGCAGACCCTAAAGAAGAGAATAAGCTTTGGGGAAGAGATTTCTTTGGAGTGCCGGATAAGGAGCTCTACTCTAACCACCAGGATATGCTGGCTTCGGCGGACTTGGATGCGGTGACAATTGCTACTCCCCACTCTAAACACGCGGAGCAAGTTATTGCAGCAGCATCAGCAAAAGTCGCAATCCTCTCCGAGAAGCCTATGGCAACTTCTTTGGAAGAGGCTGATGCCATACTGGATGCAATTGAACTTAATGCAGTACCCTATGGCATCGTACATAATTTTTTATATACTCAATCAATGCAAACCGCATTGCGAGAACTCGAGCAACTTCCAGATCCTTTCCTCGGCCGAACCAGCGGAATGACACTCAAACCAACTGGGTTTGGTCCAGGCCATGAAGATTCAGCGTTAGCATGGCGAGCAAGTAAAGTCGCCGGAGGTGGGTGCATCAACGACACTGCCTACCATGAGATTTACTCACTCCAATCACTTATGCGGTCTCCTATACGATACGTTGAAGCAAGGGTTGGAACAATTCGTCTAGATCTAGATGTCGATGATATAGCTCTACTTCTCTGCGAGCATGAAAACGGAGCCCTCTCCACCATGGAAAGATCCTGGTGTGCTCGATCTCCCAACATACATTTCTGTGAGGTACACACTAATGAGGGTTCCATTTGGCTAAATAATCGCAAGGACGAACCGGAAGGCTACAGACGGTCGACTGCAGACGGGGATTGGCAAACAATTGAGCTTCCATCATCCAGATTAACAACTCATGGAACATACTTTTCAGAATCTTTTAATGCTTTGGCTAAAGGCAAAAGATTGCCGGTAACTGGCGATGACGGCCGTAGTATCCTTGCAATAATCGAAGCCGCACGGAAAGCGAGCGATGTACGAAAAGCTGTTGATTTACATGAATTTAGGAGATAG
- the uxuA_9 gene encoding Mannonate dehydratase — protein MIQIAEVLHPPASRLWQLVKQCGVNHAVGTPGPQVPSSGAKASPWWHWEPLVAMKEAFDLAEIQLSVIEARPPLEKTKLGLPGRDEEIDETCRLIRNMGKLGIPVWCPEWMVTSWIRTSTTTTGRGGALVTSFDHDAIKNEPLTELGEISEESLWKNLKYFLECIVPVAEESNVKLAMHPDDPPLSPICGVGRIMRSIDNFQRLIDLVPSPVNGICMCQGNFTLMTDDLPEAIRHFGNQDKIFFVHFRDVEGTPEKYCETFHDEGPTDMRACLEAYKEIGFNGVLRPDHVPTMAGESNQNAGYEVLGRLFAIGYIRGLQESVYGK, from the coding sequence GTGATTCAAATAGCAGAAGTTCTACATCCTCCAGCATCGAGACTGTGGCAACTCGTCAAACAGTGCGGCGTCAATCATGCCGTCGGGACTCCTGGTCCGCAGGTTCCATCATCCGGGGCAAAGGCTTCCCCTTGGTGGCACTGGGAGCCTTTGGTAGCAATGAAAGAAGCCTTCGATTTAGCTGAAATCCAACTGTCTGTAATCGAGGCTCGCCCTCCTTTAGAAAAAACAAAGCTTGGCCTTCCGGGGAGGGACGAAGAAATCGATGAGACTTGTAGATTGATTCGGAACATGGGAAAGTTAGGTATACCCGTTTGGTGTCCCGAATGGATGGTGACCAGTTGGATTAGAACTTCGACTACCACTACGGGAAGGGGAGGAGCCTTGGTAACAAGCTTCGACCATGACGCAATCAAAAACGAACCATTAACTGAACTTGGAGAAATCTCTGAAGAGAGTTTATGGAAGAACCTGAAGTATTTTCTGGAATGTATAGTCCCTGTAGCGGAAGAATCGAATGTTAAGCTGGCCATGCACCCAGACGATCCTCCTTTGTCTCCAATTTGCGGTGTTGGGCGCATCATGAGAAGTATAGACAATTTCCAGAGACTCATAGATCTAGTTCCAAGCCCGGTCAACGGGATCTGCATGTGTCAGGGGAATTTTACCCTCATGACAGATGATCTTCCGGAAGCCATTCGTCATTTTGGAAATCAAGATAAAATTTTCTTCGTCCATTTTCGGGACGTTGAAGGGACGCCAGAAAAGTACTGCGAGACCTTCCACGATGAAGGACCAACCGACATGCGTGCTTGCCTTGAGGCTTATAAGGAAATCGGATTCAATGGAGTCCTTCGTCCTGACCATGTACCTACCATGGCTGGTGAATCCAATCAAAATGCTGGCTACGAAGTATTGGGACGTCTCTTCGCAATCGGCTACATCCGCGGACTACAGGAATCAGTCTACGGCAAATAA
- a CDS encoding D-galactonate dehydratase family member, producing MIIKDIETIILDVPFHEVPERNMSRSLNGWHIVELCRVTTDTGVTGIGETLPHYTWGKVTEEGKGRAIGKNPFSLLWDDSLGAGLQMAIFDVCGKAEGVPAYYLMGEKVRDNCPISWWAIDMAPEDYASETRDAVAQGYTSIKQKPRPWFDVYEQVKQTATQGDSNFKIDLDFNGHLNNVSIALPILKELERCPNVAFFESPIPQSDVTGNRMLRQQIHSAIAMHFGNPPIDTVVKEECCDGFVIGGSAGNCLRSFKVAAAFNMPGWLQLVGTGITTTWAMHLGAVCSHAVWPAITCMNMYVDQLISDPINVSGGYVSLPTGPGLGIEFNEKALKFRVDSIVKPNRKALYYLNRANGNKIWFEGEYGSGGYWNQNLAGNLPVCEHGVRLEMWEDDGSKDWKDLESRLAIQPVWEKSEV from the coding sequence ATGATAATCAAAGACATCGAAACCATCATTCTTGACGTTCCCTTCCATGAAGTACCGGAACGAAATATGTCACGCAGTTTAAATGGATGGCATATCGTAGAGCTTTGCCGGGTTACTACAGACACGGGTGTAACAGGAATTGGAGAAACTCTTCCACACTATACCTGGGGCAAGGTAACCGAGGAGGGTAAGGGGCGTGCTATCGGGAAGAATCCATTTTCGCTACTATGGGACGATTCATTGGGAGCGGGTTTGCAAATGGCAATATTCGATGTTTGTGGGAAAGCTGAAGGGGTTCCAGCCTATTATCTGATGGGTGAAAAGGTGAGGGATAATTGTCCAATATCTTGGTGGGCGATTGACATGGCCCCTGAGGATTACGCTTCTGAGACTAGAGATGCGGTGGCTCAAGGTTATACCTCCATTAAGCAGAAGCCGCGGCCTTGGTTTGATGTCTACGAGCAAGTGAAGCAAACAGCTACCCAGGGTGACTCAAATTTCAAGATCGACTTAGATTTCAATGGGCACCTGAACAATGTCTCAATTGCCTTACCGATATTAAAGGAACTCGAGAGATGCCCAAATGTTGCCTTCTTTGAATCTCCAATTCCTCAATCCGATGTAACTGGTAACCGGATGTTGAGGCAACAGATTCATTCTGCTATCGCAATGCATTTCGGTAATCCTCCAATCGATACTGTTGTGAAGGAAGAGTGTTGCGATGGATTTGTAATCGGAGGGAGTGCAGGGAATTGTTTACGAAGTTTTAAGGTTGCAGCTGCGTTCAATATGCCGGGATGGCTGCAATTAGTGGGGACCGGAATTACGACAACGTGGGCGATGCATTTGGGCGCTGTATGTAGCCATGCTGTCTGGCCAGCAATTACTTGTATGAATATGTACGTCGATCAGTTGATTTCCGATCCTATTAACGTTTCGGGAGGCTACGTTTCGCTTCCCACCGGTCCTGGGCTTGGTATCGAATTCAATGAAAAGGCTTTGAAGTTTCGTGTTGATTCGATTGTGAAACCTAACAGAAAAGCTCTTTATTATCTAAATCGGGCGAATGGTAATAAGATATGGTTCGAGGGAGAGTATGGCTCGGGCGGCTACTGGAACCAAAATCTTGCTGGGAACCTTCCGGTATGCGAACACGGAGTGAGGCTTGAGATGTGGGAGGACGATGGTTCCAAGGATTGGAAGGACTTGGAGTCGAGGTTGGCTATTCAACCCGTTTGGGAAAAGAGCGAGGTTTGA
- the rhmA_1 gene encoding 2-keto-3-deoxy-L-rhamnonate aldolase: MTDRINRTVELLSLNQAVYYMGNHSGHVLTREQGREDAATWADYINVGMEHGAFNLAGLDQYLLGLVEGGPTRSGHRTPSVIVEAPVEGVTEEIIRANSWQFRQILGRGVHGILLCQAESASAVQAFVESCRYPINRVGVGNGLDKGRRGVGSENSATAIWGIERNDYVQRADPWPLNPNGELLLGVKIESAEALPYIEEILAVPGIGFAEMGPGDLSMSLGYLNCPRPFPPEIQETHERVRNACAENNVAFLSSATVDNIKEKIDEGVRIIQPGGNEEVVRIGREYSDRIMPW; the protein is encoded by the coding sequence ATGACCGATCGAATTAACCGGACAGTCGAACTTCTTTCCCTCAATCAAGCGGTTTATTACATGGGCAACCATTCTGGCCACGTCCTCACACGTGAACAGGGCCGAGAGGATGCTGCGACCTGGGCTGACTATATTAATGTTGGAATGGAACACGGTGCATTCAACCTGGCAGGCCTAGACCAATATTTACTTGGCTTAGTGGAAGGTGGTCCAACGCGAAGTGGGCACCGCACGCCAAGCGTTATTGTGGAAGCACCCGTGGAGGGCGTGACCGAGGAGATCATAAGGGCAAATTCTTGGCAGTTTCGCCAAATTCTTGGCCGCGGTGTCCATGGTATCCTACTTTGCCAGGCAGAGTCCGCTTCTGCTGTTCAGGCTTTTGTTGAGTCCTGTCGTTACCCTATCAATAGGGTAGGGGTTGGAAATGGGTTGGATAAAGGAAGACGCGGAGTTGGCTCCGAAAATTCCGCAACTGCCATCTGGGGTATTGAGAGAAATGATTACGTACAAAGAGCTGATCCTTGGCCACTTAATCCCAACGGGGAACTGCTTCTAGGAGTAAAGATAGAATCTGCTGAAGCCCTTCCCTATATTGAGGAGATACTGGCTGTACCCGGAATAGGTTTCGCCGAGATGGGCCCTGGGGACCTGAGCATGTCCCTTGGTTATCTGAATTGCCCACGGCCGTTCCCTCCTGAAATACAGGAAACCCATGAACGTGTAAGAAATGCTTGTGCCGAAAACAATGTTGCTTTTCTCAGTTCAGCGACTGTCGATAATATTAAGGAAAAAATAGACGAAGGCGTAAGAATCATACAGCCCGGGGGCAACGAAGAGGTTGTCAGGATTGGACGGGAATATAGCGATCGGATTATGCCATGGTGA
- the pgl_2 gene encoding 6-phosphogluconolactonase, with protein MPESNQFRVFITSNLPGDAGAITSFRLDTEKGILEPSGRYTDIENPFFICLSPNRRFLYSVQVRGDFESDSGTVAAFSIDPESCQLRKLNERPANGTTTCYIDVDPTGKTVVYANYSSGSVGSFPILKNGYLGEMKTFVQNHGASLIVPDRQDGPHAHCAAISPDGKHVYACDLGTDQIFGFALNSETATLAPLEQSYVRTIGGGGPRHFAYHPNGAFVYANNELANSINVYSRKAKEGILNEIQIISTLPNNFNSPSYTADIKISPNGKFLYCSNRLHDSIAAYEINLDGRLKLIEVYSSRGNFAQNLAITPDGRTLLCANMHVEDAGGEGSNVSLFRIDTENGELTPLGDPYDLMKPSCIMIA; from the coding sequence ATGCCCGAAAGTAACCAATTCCGTGTCTTCATAACCTCCAACCTCCCAGGCGATGCTGGGGCCATTACATCATTCAGGCTAGATACCGAGAAGGGGATTCTGGAGCCATCGGGGCGATACACCGACATCGAGAATCCCTTTTTCATATGTCTTTCCCCCAACAGGAGATTTCTATATTCCGTGCAGGTACGTGGCGATTTCGAAAGCGACTCTGGCACCGTGGCTGCCTTTTCCATTGACCCTGAATCGTGTCAACTACGCAAACTTAATGAAAGGCCAGCAAACGGGACCACAACCTGTTATATCGATGTAGATCCGACGGGAAAGACTGTAGTATATGCTAACTATTCCAGCGGCAGTGTAGGATCCTTCCCCATCCTGAAGAATGGGTATTTGGGAGAAATGAAGACTTTTGTCCAAAATCATGGGGCTAGCCTCATTGTGCCAGATCGTCAAGACGGCCCACACGCCCATTGTGCAGCCATTAGCCCTGACGGGAAGCATGTTTACGCCTGTGATCTTGGAACCGATCAGATTTTTGGTTTCGCTCTTAACTCCGAAACAGCTACCTTAGCTCCACTGGAACAATCTTATGTACGAACTATTGGCGGCGGAGGGCCACGTCACTTTGCCTACCATCCCAATGGGGCTTTCGTCTATGCTAATAACGAATTGGCCAATTCAATCAACGTCTATAGCCGCAAGGCCAAGGAAGGCATTTTAAACGAGATCCAGATTATCTCAACTTTGCCCAATAACTTTAACTCCCCGAGTTATACAGCCGATATAAAGATTTCCCCTAACGGGAAATTCCTCTACTGTAGCAACCGCTTGCATGACAGCATTGCTGCTTACGAAATCAACTTGGACGGACGGCTGAAACTAATCGAGGTTTATTCGAGCCGTGGAAATTTCGCCCAGAATCTAGCTATCACTCCAGATGGAAGAACCCTCTTATGCGCCAATATGCATGTCGAGGACGCTGGCGGGGAAGGATCCAACGTTTCCCTCTTCCGTATTGATACGGAAAATGGGGAACTAACGCCATTGGGTGATCCTTATGATCTAATGAAACCCTCGTGTATTATGATTGCCTAG
- the betC_2 gene encoding Choline-sulfatase, giving the protein MTEQRPNLLFIMPDQLRHDFLSCYGADFIETPHIDSICQNGVRYSRAYSPSPLCVPMRSSLLTGLNSIRTGVLSNGEYLRPDFEACGILTWPAMLREMGYHTCSIGKMHFYPWEASMGFDDRIICEDKRWLLVDDDYQKYLNRKGLRKLGGSEHIGYQENRGAVVHQHSYEDSWDGFVGNETVRYLREYSGDSPFAMMVGFPGPHCPYDPSPEYADLYSPDNMPEPYGIAPGEPAGFVENSVRGNLGSWNGVDYSEFTTKHKRKIRAHYSALVKQIDQKVGEIIAALKETGRYNNTVIIFCSDHGDYLGDHGMIGKGSFFESSTRVPLIVGNLGLETPHVHENPASIADITATLLRLGGCEIPSYMDSQPLADLAIEGAEARERVFGFVSDASMNYDGRWKLVRYSNGWSALFDIEEDPAEQHNRINDPECQEIRERLDRELVSQMLSSIYRANAEKQHKTDPFDTEFANGESGWQRLYPLPLQ; this is encoded by the coding sequence ATGACTGAACAAAGGCCCAATTTACTTTTTATCATGCCGGATCAGTTGCGGCATGATTTCTTGAGCTGTTATGGTGCGGATTTTATAGAAACTCCCCACATTGACAGTATTTGTCAAAACGGTGTGCGTTATTCCAGGGCATATTCGCCCTCTCCTCTTTGCGTGCCTATGCGTTCTTCTCTTCTTACGGGGTTGAACTCAATCCGTACAGGAGTCTTGAGTAATGGAGAATATCTTCGTCCGGATTTTGAAGCCTGTGGAATTTTAACTTGGCCTGCGATGCTTCGTGAAATGGGCTACCATACCTGTTCAATTGGTAAGATGCATTTCTACCCTTGGGAGGCCTCGATGGGTTTTGATGATCGGATCATCTGTGAGGATAAACGGTGGCTTCTCGTGGATGATGACTATCAGAAATATCTCAATAGAAAGGGACTTAGGAAACTGGGAGGTAGCGAACACATCGGTTATCAAGAAAATAGGGGAGCTGTTGTTCATCAACACAGTTACGAAGACTCTTGGGATGGATTTGTAGGAAATGAAACAGTCCGCTATCTTCGGGAATACTCTGGAGATTCTCCCTTTGCGATGATGGTCGGCTTCCCCGGTCCTCATTGTCCCTATGATCCTTCGCCTGAGTATGCCGATCTTTATTCTCCCGATAACATGCCCGAACCATATGGGATCGCTCCTGGTGAACCCGCTGGTTTTGTAGAAAATTCTGTACGGGGAAACCTTGGGTCTTGGAATGGGGTTGATTATTCTGAGTTTACTACCAAACACAAACGTAAGATTCGTGCTCACTACTCAGCTTTGGTAAAACAGATTGATCAAAAAGTTGGAGAGATAATTGCTGCTCTAAAAGAGACTGGTCGATATAACAATACGGTGATTATTTTTTGTAGTGATCACGGCGACTATCTCGGTGATCACGGTATGATTGGGAAAGGCTCTTTTTTCGAGTCAAGTACAAGGGTTCCTCTCATTGTGGGAAATCTTGGGTTAGAAACCCCACATGTTCATGAGAATCCAGCTAGTATTGCGGACATAACTGCGACTCTATTGCGTTTAGGTGGCTGCGAAATTCCTAGTTACATGGATTCGCAGCCATTAGCGGATCTTGCTATTGAGGGAGCTGAAGCTCGTGAGCGAGTTTTCGGATTTGTCTCCGATGCCTCAATGAACTACGATGGGAGGTGGAAACTTGTTCGATACTCTAATGGGTGGAGCGCCCTTTTTGATATCGAAGAAGATCCTGCCGAACAACATAACAGGATTAACGATCCTGAATGTCAGGAAATACGCGAGCGACTCGACCGAGAGTTGGTGTCTCAGATGCTTTCGTCAATCTATCGGGCCAATGCGGAAAAGCAGCACAAGACTGATCCATTTGATACGGAATTCGCTAATGGGGAGTCAGGATGGCAAAGATTGTATCCGTTACCGCTGCAATGA
- the fosA gene encoding Glutathione transferase FosA, whose translation MLNYTNIHHIALTISDFNQSLRWYSDILRLERLYPDAELRNPCFIANGPVILALFRAKDKNPAPKPEQNENLIFRHCAFCVDRPSFETTQNKLNEREIPFRFSNHSGQKPPRHSIYFSDPDGHEIEITTEV comes from the coding sequence ATGCTTAACTACACAAACATTCATCATATTGCGCTCACTATTTCGGATTTTAATCAATCTCTGCGTTGGTATAGCGATATCCTAAGACTGGAGAGACTGTATCCTGATGCAGAACTTCGTAATCCTTGCTTCATCGCAAACGGGCCGGTTATTCTAGCCCTCTTCAGAGCAAAGGACAAAAACCCAGCACCGAAGCCGGAGCAGAATGAGAATCTTATTTTCCGACATTGTGCGTTCTGTGTTGATAGGCCTAGTTTCGAAACTACTCAGAATAAACTCAATGAAAGGGAAATTCCCTTTCGGTTTTCTAATCACTCAGGGCAAAAACCCCCTCGGCATTCAATCTATTTTTCTGATCCAGATGGTCATGAGATTGAGATTACGACTGAAGTTTGA
- the bcpB gene encoding Putative peroxiredoxin yields the protein MKNISGSKIGWVFIKYISVFTGLHFFILSASLLQAGGFSEIRVGDRVPSFVANDDTGNLWSLAEASGEKNIVLYFYPAAMTEGCTIQACAYRDQSIDLQNLDSIVVGVSGDSVNNLRLFKQVNQLNFTLLSDIDGTIARLFGVSLREGGSIERQIDGSPYLLERGLTIARWTFVIGKDQRILYKNTDVAVTEDTARVIAEISKSEGLGLN from the coding sequence ATGAAAAATATAAGCGGATCTAAGATAGGGTGGGTGTTTATTAAATACATTTCTGTTTTTACAGGGTTACACTTTTTTATACTCTCCGCATCGCTTCTTCAAGCCGGGGGATTCTCAGAAATTCGTGTTGGAGATCGTGTTCCAAGTTTTGTGGCTAATGACGACACCGGAAACCTTTGGAGTCTTGCTGAGGCATCAGGTGAGAAAAACATAGTCCTTTATTTTTATCCAGCGGCTATGACAGAAGGTTGCACAATTCAGGCATGTGCCTATAGGGATCAATCCATTGATCTTCAAAATCTCGATTCCATCGTTGTCGGAGTGAGCGGGGATTCCGTTAATAATCTTCGACTATTTAAACAAGTTAATCAGCTTAACTTCACCCTTCTTTCTGATATTGACGGGACAATCGCACGCTTATTTGGAGTTTCTTTAAGAGAGGGTGGGTCGATTGAGCGGCAAATTGACGGGAGTCCGTACCTATTAGAGCGCGGGCTGACTATCGCAAGATGGACCTTTGTCATTGGAAAGGACCAAAGGATTCTTTACAAAAACACCGATGTGGCAGTGACGGAGGATACGGCAAGAGTTATTGCGGAAATTTCGAAGTCTGAGGGTCTAGGTCTAAACTGA
- the udh_3 gene encoding Uronate dehydrogenase, with translation MERIKVLMTGAAGRVGGILRSHWGDRYALRLADLNPVEATKEHEEFFRLDITELESFVEACQGIDTVVHLAADPSPSADFYETLLSLNVIGAYNGFEAARIAGCRRIVFASSVNAVLGYNETKVHCTPEMPVYPINVYGATKCWGEALGKVYSHQHGLSCISVRLTSPSFRQDEDWDPEEWQWRISEKDAALLFKSCIDADDSVMCSIVHGASKHQRCWLDIDSTCSTIGYEPEEGTFYPRQS, from the coding sequence ATGGAAAGAATAAAAGTTTTAATGACTGGTGCGGCAGGGAGAGTCGGAGGAATCCTTCGATCTCATTGGGGAGACCGTTATGCTTTACGGTTGGCGGATCTGAATCCGGTTGAGGCCACAAAGGAACACGAAGAGTTTTTCAGGCTTGATATTACGGAGTTGGAATCGTTTGTGGAAGCATGTCAGGGTATTGACACGGTTGTACATTTGGCGGCTGACCCCAGTCCCTCTGCAGATTTCTACGAAACCCTTCTTTCTTTGAATGTCATTGGGGCCTATAATGGATTTGAGGCAGCTCGAATCGCTGGGTGTCGACGCATTGTTTTTGCTAGCAGTGTGAATGCGGTGTTAGGATATAATGAAACGAAAGTGCATTGTACGCCTGAAATGCCGGTTTATCCGATCAATGTTTATGGTGCGACCAAGTGTTGGGGAGAGGCACTGGGGAAGGTTTACTCCCATCAGCACGGCTTGTCTTGTATCAGTGTCCGATTGACTTCACCTTCGTTCCGTCAAGACGAAGATTGGGATCCCGAAGAGTGGCAGTGGAGAATAAGCGAGAAGGATGCAGCTTTGCTTTTCAAAAGTTGTATTGATGCTGATGATTCCGTCATGTGTTCGATTGTCCACGGGGCTTCGAAGCATCAAAGGTGTTGGTTGGACATCGATTCGACTTGTTCAACTATTGGTTATGAGCCTGAAGAGGGTACTTTTTATCCTAGGCAATCATAA
- a CDS encoding 4-sulfomuconolactone hydrolase: protein MIIEWNAHMFSPDTGRYPLHEYAAYQPEMSHHPEDPLAAYIDHMENEGIDRAIIVHPEPYGDAHHLVLECLKRQPERLKGTSLYYPNDSDAPKKLADLVAQEPRIIATRFHAHRGKEMYLDSFSDRGVRALWEKAVELGLIVELHIGPNYAHQLDQALRDIPETVALIDHLAEPHMGHAFEYADVLELAAHENTYMKLSGLNHFATDEPYYESVIPFTRRVIKEFGPNRMVWGSGTPAIVDKHMADYSDKDRANVKGLNLMKLLDWN, encoded by the coding sequence ATGATTATCGAATGGAATGCCCATATGTTCTCCCCTGACACTGGGAGATACCCGTTACACGAATACGCTGCATACCAACCAGAAATGTCGCACCACCCGGAAGATCCCTTGGCTGCCTACATCGACCACATGGAAAACGAAGGTATCGACCGTGCAATCATTGTTCACCCCGAACCGTATGGGGATGCACATCACCTTGTGCTAGAATGCCTTAAGCGCCAACCTGAACGTCTAAAAGGGACTTCTCTATACTATCCAAACGACTCCGACGCACCAAAAAAGCTCGCCGACTTAGTAGCACAAGAACCGCGAATTATTGCTACCCGTTTCCACGCACACCGAGGCAAAGAAATGTACCTTGACTCCTTCTCTGACCGTGGTGTTCGCGCCCTCTGGGAGAAAGCCGTTGAGCTCGGCCTCATAGTCGAACTTCACATTGGACCGAATTACGCTCATCAATTAGATCAGGCTTTGCGAGATATCCCGGAAACGGTTGCACTCATCGACCATCTAGCCGAACCACATATGGGCCATGCATTTGAATACGCAGATGTCCTGGAACTGGCCGCACACGAAAATACTTACATGAAACTCTCAGGCCTCAATCATTTTGCCACCGATGAACCTTACTACGAAAGCGTGATCCCCTTTACTCGGCGGGTCATCAAGGAATTTGGTCCCAATCGCATGGTCTGGGGTAGCGGCACTCCAGCAATCGTAGATAAGCATATGGCTGATTACAGCGATAAAGATCGAGCTAACGTAAAAGGCCTCAATCTAATGAAGTTACTCGATTGGAATTAG
- the proA_3 gene encoding 4-hydroxy-4-methyl-2-oxoglutarate aldolase/4-carboxy-4-hydroxy-2-oxoadipate aldolase — MKLINPENIRELTSLNPFERFHDGRPKVPDNLLKRMEKVTTEEAWGVIGSHGYDHQFEGDWFNLRPERILVGRAVTGRYVPTRPDLNDLVQKEGEENNRIGGQNSWIIDTLVEGDVIVIELFGKIVRGTFVGDNLSTAISANTVGRGMVIDGGIRDYQRIAEIENLTGFVKGLHPTAIGDVTLTEINGPVRIGKATVLPGDVVLGTPTGVIFVPPHLVTEVVDRSEDIRLRDYWGKAQIEKGIHTPGEIDRKWEDHIEAAFIDWCTTHSLDDIES; from the coding sequence ATGAAGCTCATTAATCCCGAAAACATACGCGAGCTCACCTCCCTCAATCCTTTTGAGCGTTTCCATGACGGCCGGCCCAAGGTACCAGACAATCTCCTAAAGCGTATGGAGAAAGTTACAACTGAAGAAGCTTGGGGAGTTATTGGATCGCACGGCTATGATCATCAGTTTGAAGGAGACTGGTTCAACCTCCGTCCAGAACGTATCCTTGTTGGTCGTGCCGTAACTGGACGGTATGTCCCAACCCGCCCCGACCTTAACGACCTCGTTCAGAAGGAGGGAGAAGAGAATAATCGGATTGGCGGCCAAAACTCATGGATAATCGATACACTCGTAGAGGGTGATGTTATCGTTATTGAACTCTTCGGGAAGATCGTTCGAGGAACTTTTGTTGGGGACAATTTATCAACGGCGATTTCAGCCAATACCGTCGGTCGCGGCATGGTCATCGACGGAGGAATCCGTGATTATCAACGGATCGCTGAGATTGAGAACCTCACGGGATTTGTGAAAGGACTGCATCCCACTGCGATCGGAGATGTCACCCTGACAGAAATCAATGGTCCCGTCCGAATAGGTAAAGCCACAGTCCTTCCTGGTGACGTTGTCTTAGGGACCCCAACCGGGGTGATCTTTGTCCCACCCCACCTAGTCACGGAAGTTGTCGATCGCTCAGAGGACATCCGACTCCGCGACTACTGGGGTAAAGCCCAAATTGAAAAAGGCATACATACACCAGGTGAAATTGATCGGAAGTGGGAAGATCATATTGAGGCCGCTTTTATTGATTGGTGTACAACCCACTCCCTCGATGATATCGAAAGTTAA